GAGCAGCGGCCGCACGATCACGTCATGGATGCTACGCATTCACCACCTCCTCGGTCTCCGCGCCGACGCCCGCGGACTGCAGGGCGGCGGACTCGATCACCAGCTCGTTGGCGGTCATCACGTCGTACGCCGAGGCCTCGCGGAGCGGCATCACCCGGACGTTCGGGAGGTTGCGCACCGACAGGAACAGCGTGTTGTTGATCCCGTCGGTCAGGACGAGCACCTTCTTGCCGGCCACTCCGATCTTCCCGAACAGCTCGGCCACCCGGCGCGTCTTGGGCGCGTCCAGGTCGAAGCGCTCGATCACGGTGACCTGCTCGGCCTGCGCGCGCGTGTTGAACGCCGAGCGGCGGGCGAGCGCCTTCACCTTCTTGGGGATGTCCTGGTTGTACGAGCGCGGGCTCGGACCGAAGACGATCCCGCCGCCCCGCCAGTGCGGGGCGCGGATGGAGCCCTGGCGCGCGCGCCCGGTCCCCTTCTGCCGCCACACCTTGCTGTTCCCGCCGGAGACCATCCCGCGGGTCTTGGTCGCGGCGGTTCCCTGCCGCCGGTTTGCCAGGTGAGCCTTGATCACCTGGTGCA
The sequence above is drawn from the Longimicrobiaceae bacterium genome and encodes:
- the rplD gene encoding 50S ribosomal protein L4, yielding MLSARYFSAAGEPGDAVQLPQELFDGVVHEAVLHQVIKAHLANRRQGTAATKTRGMVSGGNSKVWRQKGTGRARQGSIRAPHWRGGGIVFGPSPRSYNQDIPKKVKALARRSAFNTRAQAEQVTVIERFDLDAPKTRRVAELFGKIGVAGKKVLVLTDGINNTLFLSVRNLPNVRVMPLREASAYDVMTANELVIESAALQSAGVGAETEEVVNA